GGTATTTACCGCTAGTCTGATATTGAACTAATTAAGAAATACCGgtaaatgtattttgtaaattgagAGCAGCATTTCTTTTCAATCAATCACCtaactttaataatttaaaaatatttcagaatgtAATTGGTAGAACCATGTTTTTTGAAAGggttttgaaaaacatttggAAATTCAAGGGTGTAATATACttcatatatacacatataaagTTTTATGGTGTAGTagacattttcaaaaacttttatgattttatGTAATGTAAGGGTAATTTATGGATGGTTGAGTTTGTCTACAGCTGTCTTTTAGTCTTTACATAATGCTGAGGGTCAGAATGCGGAAgactattaatataaaaattgaccCAAGCTTTAACTTTAGGACAACCAACAACCCTACCCATTTCTGTGTAGtatattgtttactttttatgCATGATAAAAGGGATGACAGTTTCGTCATTGTGTGATTCAAGCAGGGTATGGGAGATAATACTAgtatttgttgaaaaattgttcaaagtGTGGTAGGgaatatgttatacatgtaaaatgtatttcAGTATGAGTACAGACTACACTGCCCTAAGATGCAGCATTGATCGAATCAGTTTTACTGAGAGCAAAGACAACATGCTCAgggatttgatatcatttagAATCATGCAGTTTAATTTATGTGGAATGAAATCCCATTTACCATGAAATGTATTAGAAAGAAATGTATAAATACtgataatgtataaaatttataatattttggtaCTTTATTTTATGGTTACCATACATGACTATTTCTAGGATACCTGAATGGCCAGTCTTGTTTGAATGGCGTAAAGTAATGATAATTgttgtaaatgtacatatatttaagaATAGTGctgatttattttgtaaaccaagttttatttttttttcttggtctCAATAAATTAAGATTGAACCTGGGAGTTTGAATTGTAATCATGACAGGGCTCTCAATAAGGGGAGGCAGGAGGTAATGTTTCACTACTTTAATGATCAGATCTGATTGCTGTGAATTTTATGGTTGACAAATTTAACTAATGGAAATATATGTCTatataattctttaaaagaGTATAATTTACCTCTTcacttttaatttgttattgaaAGCCCTGAATCATGTTTACCTGTAGATGGTAGTTATCAATTTAGTATCTCATTTAATAAGTGCAAACTCTTGTTGTTTTGAAATCAGTGAAAGATATTTTTGCACCTTAACTCTTCATCCAGTTTTTGGATATTGGCAGCGATGagtgaattttatttgatcaactATACACTGTACATTGAATGGCTCATTGTATTATTTGTCAGTTTGAATAGCTTTCAAAGATCTGTCATCTCTCTACTTACTCTATTTTTCTGTCATTCATTATATTCATTACTCTTGTTCAAAATATGTCCAGTCTGATTGATGTAAATAAGAATTACCAGGGTAGACAACACTGTGTATGAGTAAGGATTGGATGGACAttatcatttacaataaaaacggtgcatataccggtacatgaatATGTGTTATTTCTCTCTTTATAAATTATTACCTATGTAGAAGTAAATGTTGTAGATAGAGTTCAGTGCAGAGTATTGGTAAAAAAGATGTGTATGCAAGACCTGAAGTTACACATCAGTTTATGAGTACAGGATCTCAGGAATTTCacattgtatattaaatatgaattattatttgatacaatatcagcTGTAAACAATTTCCTGTTGACTCTTAAACCTGTTTCAAGATCAATAACAAGTACCGGTAATTCAATTAAGAGTCACATAGTTACCAGGTAGCTCAGAAATAATGCCTAATAACCAAGAAATCGGTCAAAATAAAGCACCACAACTCTAAAGAACAATgacaaaaaacattaaaatattttattgtttaagtaaatGTTTAAAGTGATGAAAGATGATTAAGAGTTCCAATTGGACACTACACAGTGATTACATGAAGCCTGAGTGAGTTCTGTTCCTGTAATATTGGCTGATGAGTAGTGCTGGTCCTGCAATCACTTGTAGGCCGACGAGTAGTACTCATCCTCAAGCTCAAACAGGTCCATGGCCATCTCATCTCTGAGCGAAGTGAGCTTGTTGTCCAGGTCCTGCTGCTGAGACTTACAGTTCTTGGTGTTCTTAAGGATGGAGTCGTTCACAGAGGGGAAGTCATTCAGGATCATGAACTGTTTGAGGTCAGAGACAAACTTCATCAGAGATTCTCCTGCTCTCACCTTTGACCCAAAA
The nucleotide sequence above comes from Magallana gigas chromosome 2, xbMagGiga1.1, whole genome shotgun sequence. Encoded proteins:
- the LOC105338871 gene encoding mediator of RNA polymerase II transcription subunit 22, translating into MSQARGLPQSKEALLKSYNKKLKDDIQSMLVNFEEIIKLARMDEDSQISKYTQTEEDQYEMQVRAANIVRAGESLMKFVSDLKQFMILNDFPSVNDSILKNTKNCKSQQQDLDNKLTSLRDEMAMDLFELEDEYYSSAYK